In one Halorubrum sp. CBA1229 genomic region, the following are encoded:
- a CDS encoding AAA family ATPase, with the protein MTVSKSLLAVLAVLLVAGSGAAVTGVAQTDAGASSASVSDLEMDAALDDETVTVTVTDGGEPIENASVTVEGDEEVTVATDANGTATVDRSALSDDDESLDELEIEYESDHAEGELEYVVSDGSLTLVEEQYEYEVDEEEDDESDEDESDEDESDEDESDEDESDEDESDVDDEAESDEEEAEDEADEDDDEEDDDEDDDEEEDDDEDDDEEDDETETES; encoded by the coding sequence ATGACAGTCTCAAAATCCCTGCTGGCGGTGTTGGCGGTCCTGCTCGTCGCCGGAAGCGGTGCCGCGGTGACGGGCGTGGCACAGACGGACGCCGGCGCGTCGTCGGCGTCCGTCTCCGACCTGGAGATGGACGCGGCGCTGGACGACGAAACCGTGACCGTGACCGTGACCGACGGCGGCGAACCGATTGAGAACGCCTCGGTCACCGTCGAGGGCGACGAGGAGGTCACCGTCGCGACCGACGCCAACGGAACCGCGACCGTCGACCGCTCGGCCCTCAGCGACGACGACGAGTCGCTCGACGAGCTCGAGATCGAGTACGAGTCCGACCACGCGGAGGGCGAACTGGAGTACGTCGTTTCGGACGGTTCGCTGACCCTCGTCGAGGAGCAATATGAGTACGAGGTCGACGAAGAGGAGGACGACGAGTCGGACGAAGATGAATCGGACGAGGACGAGTCAGATGAAGACGAGTCGGATGAGGACGAATCGGACGAAGACGAGAGCGATGTAGACGACGAGGCCGAGAGTGACGAGGAGGAAGCGGAAGACGAAGCGGACGAGGATGACGACGAGGAAGATGACGATGAGGACGACGACGAGGAAGAAGACGACGATGAGGACGACGACGAAGAAGACGACGAGACCGAAACGGAGAGCTAA
- a CDS encoding oligopeptide/dipeptide ABC transporter ATP-binding protein codes for MSDPLLSVEGLRKYYADEQSLVDRLLGAEEQSVKAVDGVSFEVAEGETLGLVGESGCGKSTTGETVLRLREATDGRISFDGADLLEMTDAELTEFRKRAQIVFQDPFSSLDPRMTAGDIVTEGLRIHGIADRAERRETARDLLERVGLSADQIDRYPHEFSGGQRQRIGIARALAVDPEFIVLDEPVSALDVSVQAQILNLLDDLQDDFGLTYLFIAHNLSVVRHICDRVAVMYLGEIVETGPVDELFADPAHPYTEALLSSVPRVTTEDREAEFRTLRGDVPSPRNPPAGCRFHTRCPEARAACRESSPPAYDVGERRSATCFRADADHAYWESEPIEENARTAAEGADD; via the coding sequence ATGAGCGACCCTCTCCTCTCCGTCGAGGGGCTCCGGAAGTACTACGCGGACGAGCAGTCGCTCGTCGACCGGCTGCTCGGCGCCGAGGAACAGAGCGTGAAGGCCGTCGACGGCGTCTCCTTCGAGGTCGCCGAGGGCGAGACGCTCGGGCTCGTCGGCGAGTCCGGCTGCGGCAAGTCGACCACGGGCGAGACTGTCCTCCGCCTGCGCGAGGCCACCGACGGCCGGATCTCCTTCGACGGGGCGGACTTACTGGAGATGACCGACGCGGAGCTGACGGAGTTCCGGAAGCGCGCGCAGATCGTCTTTCAGGACCCGTTCTCCAGCCTCGACCCGCGCATGACCGCCGGGGACATCGTCACCGAGGGGCTCCGGATCCACGGTATCGCCGACCGGGCCGAGCGGCGCGAGACCGCCCGCGACCTCCTCGAACGCGTCGGGCTCTCCGCCGATCAGATCGACCGCTACCCGCACGAGTTCTCGGGCGGGCAGCGCCAGCGGATCGGGATCGCGCGGGCGCTCGCGGTCGACCCGGAGTTCATCGTGCTCGACGAGCCGGTCTCGGCGCTCGACGTGAGCGTCCAGGCGCAGATCCTCAACCTGCTCGACGACCTCCAGGACGACTTCGGCCTCACCTACCTCTTTATCGCGCACAACCTGAGCGTCGTGCGCCACATCTGCGACCGCGTCGCCGTCATGTACCTCGGCGAGATCGTCGAGACCGGACCGGTCGACGAGCTCTTCGCGGACCCGGCGCACCCGTACACGGAGGCGCTGCTGTCCAGCGTCCCGCGGGTGACGACCGAGGACCGAGAGGCGGAGTTCCGGACGCTCCGCGGCGACGTACCCTCGCCGCGGAACCCGCCCGCGGGCTGCCGGTTCCACACCCGGTGTCCCGAGGCGCGGGCCGCCTGCCGCGAGTCGTCGCCGCCGGCGTACGACGTCGGCGAGCGTCGCTCGGCGACGTGTTTCCGCGCCGACGCGGACCACGCGTACTGGGAGAGCGAGCCGATCGAGGAGAACGCCCGGACGGCGGCCGAGGGCGCCGACGACTGA
- a CDS encoding ABC transporter ATP-binding protein codes for MSQGVRADAALRSDDVLSVSDLSTRFFTEEGQINAVESVSFDLRDNEILGIVGESGSGKSVTALSLIDLVESPGRITEGEIWYRNPDLADEFRATDAVGVDGDHVDLRTVPPRVRRSLRGPSFSTIFQDPMSSFNPSITVGEQIAEAVEVQRRANANPRSTRSRTQGYGLGQYLLDGIVPGRGYTSEESTERAIELLEQVGIPDPAERVDEYPGEFSGGMLQRAMIAQALAGEPDVLIADEPTTALDVTIQAQILNLLREVQEDRGMSIVLITHDLGVIAEMCDRVCVMYAGEVVERGTLDAVFDDSVHPYTEGLLGSIPDLEDPRPRLQPIEGNVPGLVDSEMDERCYFADRCPKAMESCLEKPAERVVDAEAEHGAKCVLADRPYDPAEALPEDHFGGDTE; via the coding sequence ATGAGCCAGGGCGTGCGGGCCGACGCCGCGCTGCGGAGCGACGACGTGCTCTCGGTGTCGGACCTCTCGACCCGCTTTTTCACCGAGGAGGGACAGATCAACGCGGTCGAGTCGGTCTCGTTCGACCTCCGCGACAACGAAATCTTAGGGATCGTCGGCGAGTCGGGCTCCGGGAAGTCGGTGACGGCGCTGTCGCTCATCGACCTCGTCGAGTCGCCCGGCCGGATCACGGAGGGGGAGATCTGGTACCGGAACCCCGACCTCGCCGACGAGTTCCGCGCGACCGACGCGGTCGGCGTCGACGGCGACCACGTCGACCTCCGGACCGTCCCGCCGCGCGTCCGGCGGTCGCTCCGCGGCCCGTCGTTCAGCACCATCTTCCAGGACCCGATGAGCAGCTTCAACCCCTCGATCACGGTCGGCGAGCAGATCGCCGAGGCGGTCGAGGTCCAGCGGCGCGCCAACGCGAACCCCCGGTCGACGCGGTCGCGGACGCAGGGGTACGGGCTCGGGCAGTACCTCCTCGACGGGATCGTCCCCGGTCGCGGCTACACCAGCGAGGAGAGCACCGAGCGGGCGATCGAGCTGCTCGAACAGGTCGGGATCCCCGACCCCGCCGAGCGCGTCGACGAGTACCCCGGCGAGTTCTCCGGCGGCATGCTCCAGCGGGCGATGATCGCGCAGGCGCTGGCCGGCGAGCCCGACGTGCTCATCGCCGACGAGCCGACGACCGCGCTCGACGTCACCATCCAGGCGCAGATCCTCAACCTCCTGCGAGAGGTCCAGGAAGACCGTGGAATGAGCATCGTTCTCATCACGCACGACCTCGGCGTCATCGCGGAGATGTGCGACCGGGTCTGCGTGATGTACGCCGGCGAGGTCGTGGAGCGCGGGACCCTCGACGCGGTGTTCGACGACTCGGTCCACCCGTACACCGAGGGGCTCCTGGGCTCGATCCCCGACCTGGAGGACCCGCGGCCGCGGCTCCAGCCGATCGAGGGGAACGTCCCCGGGCTGGTCGACTCCGAGATGGACGAGCGGTGTTACTTCGCCGACCGCTGCCCGAAGGCGATGGAGTCGTGTCTGGAGAAACCCGCCGAGCGCGTCGTGGACGCCGAGGCGGAACACGGGGCGAAATGCGTCCTCGCGGACCGCCCGTACGACCCGGCCGAGGCGCTTCCGGAGGACCACTTCGGGGGTGATACGGAATGA
- a CDS encoding ABC transporter permease translates to MVSARVIRNLKKEFRNSALAKIGLLLVVGILFTAAFAPFLAPHNPTDQQLDQSELPPLGFSETTERTTSQMVDGEIQTVTETVEVTPDAAHPLGTDSLGRDMLSRIIYGARTSLVVGVLGTLLAAFVGVPVGLFAGYHRGKTDDLLMRIADVSLAFPSLVLAVALIGLWGRAAINVPDPFVVAGLAPEMPESFVLPITVVIVVGLVNWVWFARVARGEALSLRSQEYVKASRALGADDTSIIWNHVLPNAITPIIVLATVQVAAIILLESSLSFLGFSGTTLSWGFDIAQGRDYISSGQWWIASLPGLAIMFSVIGINLLGDWLRDSLDPGIEGEGGAA, encoded by the coding sequence ATGGTTTCCGCACGTGTCATCCGTAATCTCAAGAAGGAGTTCAGGAACAGCGCGCTCGCGAAGATCGGCCTGCTGCTCGTGGTGGGAATCTTATTTACCGCCGCGTTCGCACCGTTTCTCGCGCCGCACAACCCGACCGACCAACAGCTCGATCAGAGCGAGCTCCCGCCGCTCGGCTTCAGCGAGACCACCGAGCGGACCACCTCGCAGATGGTCGACGGGGAGATCCAGACCGTGACCGAGACCGTCGAGGTCACCCCCGACGCGGCGCACCCGCTCGGCACCGACAGCCTCGGCCGCGACATGCTCTCGCGGATCATCTACGGCGCTCGGACCTCGCTGGTCGTCGGCGTGCTCGGGACGCTCCTCGCGGCGTTCGTCGGCGTCCCGGTCGGGCTGTTCGCGGGCTACCACCGCGGGAAGACCGACGACCTCCTGATGCGGATCGCGGACGTCAGCCTCGCGTTCCCGTCGCTCGTGTTGGCCGTCGCGCTCATCGGGCTCTGGGGGCGCGCGGCGATCAACGTCCCCGACCCCTTCGTCGTCGCCGGGCTCGCGCCGGAGATGCCGGAGAGCTTCGTGTTACCGATAACCGTGGTGATCGTCGTCGGGCTCGTCAACTGGGTGTGGTTCGCCCGCGTCGCCAGGGGGGAGGCGCTCTCCCTGCGCAGCCAGGAGTACGTCAAGGCCTCCCGCGCGCTCGGGGCCGACGACACCTCGATCATCTGGAACCACGTCCTCCCGAACGCCATCACGCCGATCATCGTCCTCGCGACGGTGCAGGTGGCGGCGATCATCCTCTTGGAGAGCTCCCTGTCGTTCCTCGGCTTCTCCGGGACGACGCTCTCGTGGGGCTTCGACATCGCGCAGGGGCGCGACTACATCTCGTCGGGGCAGTGGTGGATCGCGTCGCTGCCCGGCCTCGCGATCATGTTCTCCGTGATCGGGATCAACCTGCTCGGCGACTGGCTCCGCGACTCGCTCGATCCGGGCATCGAGGGTGAAGGGGGTGCCGCATGA
- a CDS encoding ABC transporter permease, which produces MSFGRFVLKRSLQGLGVVWGVVTVVFALRFVTPGSAINAVAPLDASQETRRAIAAELGLDQPLYVQYGQYIFDLLRGDMGFSYIRGQDVVGLVFSRLPATVELALAASIVAIVLSIPLGVLSATRRNQPVDYGATLFSLGGISTPNFWLGIMLILIFAVEFDVFNTSGRGVDVGDVALSVIGSEPFVGTLLAWLAYITLPAIALGTYFMALITRLTRSGMLDELGKGYVQAARAKGLPQTLVRYKHALRNTLIPVITVLGLQLGTLIGGAVITEAVFSWPGLGTLVIDSINRRDWPVLQGSLIVIGTSFVLVNVLVDAVYAYLDPQVVND; this is translated from the coding sequence ATGTCATTCGGTAGATTCGTACTCAAAAGAAGCCTCCAGGGGCTCGGCGTCGTCTGGGGCGTCGTCACCGTCGTGTTCGCGCTCCGGTTCGTCACGCCGGGCAGCGCGATCAACGCGGTCGCCCCGCTCGACGCGAGCCAGGAGACCCGTCGGGCGATCGCCGCGGAGCTCGGCTTAGACCAACCGCTGTACGTCCAGTACGGGCAGTACATCTTCGACCTGCTCCGCGGCGACATGGGCTTTTCTTACATCCGCGGACAGGACGTCGTCGGGCTCGTGTTCTCGCGGCTGCCGGCGACCGTGGAGCTCGCGCTCGCCGCGAGTATCGTCGCCATCGTGCTCTCGATCCCTCTCGGCGTGCTCAGCGCGACCCGTCGCAATCAGCCGGTCGACTACGGCGCGACGCTGTTCTCGCTCGGGGGGATCAGCACGCCGAACTTCTGGCTCGGGATCATGCTCATCCTGATCTTCGCGGTGGAGTTCGACGTGTTCAACACCAGCGGTCGCGGCGTCGACGTCGGCGACGTGGCGCTGTCCGTGATCGGGTCGGAGCCGTTCGTCGGCACGCTGCTCGCGTGGCTCGCGTACATCACGCTCCCCGCCATCGCCCTGGGGACGTACTTCATGGCGCTCATCACGCGGCTCACCCGCTCCGGAATGTTAGACGAGCTCGGCAAGGGGTACGTCCAGGCCGCCAGGGCCAAGGGGCTCCCGCAGACGCTGGTCCGCTACAAGCACGCGCTCCGGAACACGCTCATCCCGGTGATCACGGTGCTCGGCCTCCAGCTCGGCACGTTGATCGGCGGCGCCGTGATCACCGAGGCGGTGTTCTCGTGGCCCGGGCTCGGCACCCTCGTCATCGACAGCATCAACCGCCGCGACTGGCCGGTGTTACAGGGGAGCCTCATCGTCATCGGCACCAGCTTCGTGCTCGTGAACGTCCTCGTCGACGCCGTCTACGCCTACCTCGACCCCCAAGTGGTGAACGACTGA
- a CDS encoding ABC transporter substrate-binding protein, whose amino-acid sequence MSPDNDTHVNRRTMLTYAGTAAAVGLAGCSGDGGDGSDGSDGSDGSDGSDGMDGSDGSDGGDDAFELGVTMGQMDSGLDPQDHAETNTEIIVGQVYEGLLDRDKEGGIIAGLATDWERTEDGSVRFTLRDTTFHNGDPVTAEDVRFSIRRIVFEDVGIASPQSNDLGSVTEVVAGDGEVTVSFEGFNPIAFQLFATNGPVMQQSWVEENDGNYINRNTNGTGPFMVTEYDSGNQVVYEPYEDYWDGDVPVDELTMEASSESSTRVNRLLAEETDIVTNVPPQEVSRVESSDVAGINSVPSARIIFLQMRYDVEPFSSQQFRQAMNHAVDVESIIENVLNGFGNITGQPTLEGHVGYNPDIEPYPYDPDEAERLVEESGHAGVEITLQTPIGRYLGDVEIAQAAASQIDSLSNVSCELEQREFSSLVQDITTGNIEDKPHFNLLGWGNGEFDGSQTITPLMTTEGALTILENEELDQLMDDAEATQDPDERVDILQEANQLAHDLAPWVFMHQQFSVYGVSSDISWEPRSDEFIDPDTATRQ is encoded by the coding sequence ATGAGTCCTGACAACGACACTCACGTCAACAGGCGGACGATGCTCACGTACGCCGGCACCGCGGCCGCGGTCGGCCTCGCCGGCTGTTCCGGCGACGGCGGTGACGGGTCGGACGGTTCGGACGGCTCCGACGGCTCGGACGGCTCCGACGGGATGGACGGTTCGGACGGCTCCGACGGCGGCGACGACGCCTTCGAGCTCGGCGTCACCATGGGCCAGATGGACTCCGGGCTCGACCCGCAGGACCACGCGGAGACGAACACGGAGATCATCGTCGGCCAGGTGTACGAGGGTCTGCTCGACCGCGACAAGGAGGGGGGCATCATCGCCGGGCTCGCCACCGACTGGGAGCGCACCGAGGACGGCAGCGTCCGGTTCACGCTCCGCGACACCACCTTCCACAACGGCGACCCGGTGACGGCCGAGGACGTCCGATTCAGCATCCGGCGGATCGTCTTCGAGGACGTCGGCATCGCCAGCCCGCAGTCGAACGACCTCGGGTCGGTCACCGAGGTCGTCGCCGGCGACGGCGAGGTGACGGTCTCGTTCGAGGGGTTCAACCCGATCGCCTTCCAGCTGTTCGCGACGAACGGCCCGGTCATGCAGCAGTCGTGGGTCGAGGAGAACGACGGTAACTACATCAACCGGAACACGAACGGCACCGGGCCGTTCATGGTCACCGAGTACGACTCCGGGAACCAGGTCGTCTACGAGCCGTACGAGGACTACTGGGACGGCGACGTCCCCGTCGACGAGCTCACGATGGAGGCCTCCAGCGAGTCGAGCACGCGCGTGAACCGCCTGCTCGCCGAGGAGACGGACATCGTGACCAACGTCCCGCCGCAGGAGGTGTCGCGCGTCGAGAGCTCCGACGTCGCCGGGATCAACTCTGTGCCCAGCGCGCGGATCATCTTCCTCCAGATGCGCTACGACGTCGAGCCGTTCTCCAGCCAGCAGTTCCGGCAGGCGATGAACCACGCCGTCGACGTCGAGAGCATCATCGAGAACGTCCTCAACGGCTTCGGGAACATCACCGGACAGCCGACCCTCGAGGGCCACGTCGGCTACAACCCCGACATCGAGCCGTACCCCTACGACCCCGACGAGGCGGAGCGGCTCGTCGAGGAGTCCGGCCACGCGGGCGTCGAGATCACGCTCCAGACGCCGATCGGTCGCTACCTCGGCGACGTGGAGATCGCGCAGGCGGCGGCGAGCCAGATCGACTCGCTGTCGAACGTCTCCTGCGAGCTCGAACAGCGCGAGTTCTCCTCGCTCGTCCAGGACATCACGACCGGGAACATCGAGGACAAGCCGCACTTCAACCTCCTCGGCTGGGGGAACGGCGAGTTCGACGGGAGTCAGACGATCACCCCGCTCATGACCACGGAGGGCGCGCTCACGATCCTCGAGAACGAGGAGCTCGACCAACTCATGGACGACGCGGAGGCGACTCAGGACCCCGACGAGCGCGTCGACATCCTCCAGGAGGCGAACCAGCTCGCTCACGACCTCGCGCCGTGGGTGTTCATGCACCAGCAGTTCAGCGTCTACGGCGTCTCCAGCGACATCTCGTGGGAGCCGCGGAGCGACGAGTTCATCGACCCCGACACGGCTACCCGCCAGTAA
- a CDS encoding phosphoribosyltransferase family protein, producing the protein MNRAEKAALQLQAVAVLRMLKETRTYEELSEVTGLPSGDLNRYVNGHVLPGADRASEVVEAVGREALADELVARVEFDEEGYVDNSGVVFDQSFLDLVAPVAAETFEFESPDVVLTAATDGITLGAAMASFFDARLAYAKKSKETAVEEFIESRQRLASGIELTYYLPASAIDAGDTVLVVDDLIRSGETQELLLDIALQADAHVTGVFTLIAVGDEGMERAREITDAPVGALTTFE; encoded by the coding sequence ATGAACCGAGCAGAGAAGGCGGCCCTCCAGCTGCAGGCGGTCGCCGTGTTGCGGATGCTAAAAGAGACGCGAACGTACGAGGAGCTCTCCGAGGTGACCGGGCTCCCGTCGGGCGATTTAAACCGGTACGTGAACGGGCACGTCCTGCCCGGCGCCGACCGGGCGAGCGAGGTCGTCGAGGCGGTCGGACGCGAAGCGCTCGCCGACGAGCTGGTCGCCCGCGTCGAGTTCGACGAGGAGGGGTACGTCGACAACTCCGGCGTCGTCTTCGACCAGTCGTTCCTCGACCTGGTCGCTCCGGTCGCCGCGGAGACGTTCGAGTTCGAGTCGCCCGACGTCGTCCTCACCGCCGCCACCGACGGGATCACCCTCGGCGCGGCGATGGCCTCCTTCTTCGACGCCCGGCTCGCCTACGCCAAGAAGTCGAAGGAGACCGCGGTCGAGGAGTTCATCGAGTCGCGCCAGCGGCTCGCCTCCGGGATCGAGCTCACCTACTACCTCCCCGCCAGCGCGATCGACGCCGGCGACACCGTCCTCGTCGTCGACGACCTGATCCGGTCGGGCGAAACGCAGGAGCTCCTCCTCGACATCGCCCTCCAAGCCGACGCCCACGTCACCGGCGTGTTCACCCTCATCGCCGTCGGCGACGAGGGGATGGAACGCGCGCGTGAGATCACCGACGCCCCGGTCGGCGCGCTGACGACGTTCGAGTAG
- a CDS encoding NCS2 family permease, with amino-acid sequence MGLTDTLAARFDVAAHDSDVRTELVAGLTTFLAMSYIIVVNPFILAEAIQIPGYEFFEVVQMIAIATILSSALATLVMALYANRPFGLAPGLGLNAFFAFTVVLGLGIPWQTALAAVFVEGVLFMLLTAVGAREYVIRLFPEPVKRSVGAGIGLFLLFIGFQELQIVVPDDATLVTLGGIFGNPWAILGLLGLVFTFGLWARGVTGSIVIGILTTSVVGWGLTFAGFFERGTVTPETLPSAQYDISPLAGAFVEGLGQIEPLTFVLVVFTFFFVDFFDTAGTLIGVSQFGDFLDEDGDLPDMDKPLMADAVGTTAGAMLGTSTVTTYIESSTGVEEGGRTGLTALVVALLFVASLAVIPVVAAIPEYASFIALIVVGVMMLQGLVEVDWSDPAWAVSAGLTVTVMPFAYSIADGLAAGIVAYPLIKVAVGEYDEVALGQYVIAALLVLYYVLQTRGVIL; translated from the coding sequence ATGGGGCTTACAGACACGCTGGCTGCCCGGTTCGACGTGGCGGCGCACGACTCCGACGTCCGTACGGAGCTGGTCGCGGGGCTCACCACCTTCCTCGCGATGTCGTACATCATCGTCGTGAACCCGTTCATCCTCGCCGAGGCGATCCAGATCCCCGGCTACGAGTTCTTCGAGGTGGTCCAGATGATCGCCATCGCGACGATCCTCTCGTCCGCCCTCGCAACGCTGGTGATGGCGCTGTACGCCAACCGCCCGTTCGGGCTCGCGCCCGGGCTCGGGCTCAACGCCTTCTTCGCGTTCACCGTCGTGCTCGGGCTGGGGATCCCGTGGCAGACGGCCCTCGCCGCAGTGTTCGTGGAAGGGGTTCTGTTCATGCTCCTCACCGCGGTCGGCGCCCGCGAGTACGTCATCCGGCTGTTCCCCGAGCCGGTGAAGCGCTCTGTCGGGGCGGGTATCGGCCTGTTCCTGCTGTTCATCGGCTTCCAGGAGCTCCAGATAGTCGTCCCCGACGACGCGACGCTCGTCACGCTCGGCGGGATCTTCGGGAACCCGTGGGCGATCTTAGGGCTCCTCGGGCTCGTGTTCACCTTCGGCCTCTGGGCGCGCGGGGTCACGGGCTCGATCGTGATCGGCATCCTGACGACCTCCGTCGTGGGGTGGGGGCTCACCTTCGCCGGATTCTTCGAGCGCGGCACGGTCACGCCGGAGACGCTCCCGAGCGCCCAGTACGACATCTCGCCGCTCGCGGGGGCGTTCGTCGAGGGACTGGGGCAGATCGAACCGCTCACGTTCGTCCTGGTCGTGTTCACGTTCTTCTTCGTCGACTTCTTCGACACCGCCGGGACGCTCATCGGCGTCTCGCAGTTCGGCGACTTCCTCGACGAGGACGGCGACCTCCCTGACATGGACAAGCCGCTGATGGCCGACGCGGTGGGGACGACCGCCGGCGCGATGCTCGGCACCTCCACGGTGACGACGTACATCGAGTCGTCGACCGGCGTCGAGGAGGGCGGCCGCACCGGCCTGACCGCGCTCGTCGTCGCGCTGCTGTTCGTCGCGTCGCTCGCGGTGATCCCGGTCGTCGCCGCCATCCCGGAGTACGCCTCCTTCATCGCGCTGATCGTCGTCGGCGTGATGATGCTGCAGGGGCTCGTCGAGGTCGACTGGTCGGACCCGGCGTGGGCGGTCTCCGCGGGGCTCACGGTCACCGTGATGCCGTTCGCGTACTCGATCGCCGACGGACTGGCGGCCGGCATCGTCGCCTACCCGCTGATCAAGGTCGCGGTCGGCGAGTACGACGAGGTCGCGCTCGGCCAGTACGTCATCGCGGCGCTGCTGGTGCTCTACTACGTGCTGCAGACGCGCGGCGTCATTCTGTAG
- a CDS encoding glutathione S-transferase N-terminal domain-containing protein, translating into MTDLTLYELEGCPYCAKVKTKLAELDLEYESVMVPRSHGERTEVEAVSGQTGVPVLVDEANGIEGMSESDDIVEYLDETYGNAS; encoded by the coding sequence ATGACGGATCTGACGCTCTACGAACTGGAGGGCTGCCCGTACTGCGCGAAAGTGAAGACCAAGCTCGCCGAGCTCGACCTCGAGTACGAGTCGGTGATGGTGCCGCGCTCGCACGGCGAGCGCACCGAGGTCGAGGCGGTCAGCGGCCAGACCGGCGTGCCCGTCCTCGTCGACGAGGCCAACGGGATCGAGGGGATGTCCGAGAGCGACGACATCGTCGAGTACCTGGACGAGACGTACGGAAACGCGAGCTGA
- a CDS encoding DUF192 domain-containing protein encodes MFRRSVPDGYALVFPFDGADTQWLHMLFVPFAIDALWLVDGEVRKRKRLAPFVGLGRGRADTVVELPAGAADGVSVGDEVRLVE; translated from the coding sequence ATGTTCAGGCGCTCCGTCCCCGACGGCTACGCCCTCGTGTTCCCGTTCGACGGGGCCGACACGCAGTGGCTCCACATGCTGTTCGTCCCGTTCGCGATCGACGCGCTGTGGCTCGTCGACGGCGAGGTGCGGAAGCGGAAGCGGCTCGCCCCGTTCGTCGGGCTGGGACGCGGGCGGGCGGACACGGTCGTCGAGCTCCCCGCGGGCGCCGCCGACGGCGTCAGCGTCGGCGACGAGGTCCGGCTCGTCGAGTGA